A genomic segment from bacterium encodes:
- a CDS encoding oligosaccharide flippase family protein — MSKNMEPNNKPKRLSSYFVSVETTRRFYGALATFFSLASSFFIISSLSVFQFGLYQLLLSFIAILQGFNAGIVANVVVVEIRRYFNTHKLKEAKQLFLESAFVRISLALVLFLVAFLGAEVIARFYDQDISSIIKIGAILIIIHTLQSVQTALLKPALIFSYWASPAIREVTKFLLLAVLFFYSTLSILNVVTVHIIGEAVALVVITLWSFIKAYGHFFGGLKSERRLTMFAEILKKYGGFIFLRYGLAQLTKNSMPWLIKFFINVEAVAFYSLSLNLVAFVEKLMPTQGIGEVLLLRIDNKNQASFIFTKAVKYTVWLGSILFVLGLVVIPNVIPLLFPNYVPALPLVIIMLMVLPIYGTYKLLKTTLTILREYKILTLRLFNEVIILPLGSLIFLPTLGILGAGVVYGIVYIERVVLFYSQLVKKYPEFKLKWGGLMKFDSLDKEIISKVGRQFIMAARSFFVKT, encoded by the coding sequence ATGTCTAAAAATATGGAACCTAATAATAAGCCCAAAAGATTGTCCAGCTATTTTGTGAGCGTAGAAACCACTAGGCGTTTTTATGGAGCCCTAGCCACCTTTTTTAGTTTAGCTAGTTCCTTTTTTATCATATCCAGTTTGAGTGTTTTTCAGTTTGGTCTTTACCAACTATTGCTATCGTTTATAGCCATTTTACAAGGATTCAATGCCGGTATTGTGGCCAATGTGGTTGTTGTTGAAATCCGCAGATATTTCAACACGCACAAGCTTAAAGAAGCCAAGCAACTTTTTCTGGAAAGCGCTTTTGTTAGAATTTCTCTGGCACTGGTTTTGTTTTTGGTAGCCTTTTTAGGTGCTGAGGTTATTGCCAGATTCTATGATCAAGATATTTCCTCAATCATTAAGATAGGCGCGATTTTGATTATTATTCATACTCTTCAGTCGGTCCAAACCGCCCTGCTTAAACCAGCGCTGATATTTTCTTATTGGGCTTCGCCAGCCATTAGAGAAGTGACTAAGTTTTTGTTGCTGGCTGTGTTGTTTTTTTATTCTACACTAAGTATCTTAAATGTAGTCACTGTTCATATTATAGGAGAAGCCGTGGCGTTGGTAGTGATTACTTTATGGTCTTTCATTAAGGCATACGGACATTTTTTCGGTGGTTTGAAATCTGAACGTAGATTGACTATGTTTGCTGAAATTTTAAAAAAATATGGCGGATTTATTTTCTTAAGGTATGGTTTGGCCCAATTGACCAAAAACAGTATGCCCTGGTTGATTAAGTTTTTTATAAATGTAGAGGCGGTAGCTTTCTATTCATTATCTCTAAACTTGGTGGCTTTTGTCGAAAAGTTAATGCCCACACAAGGCATAGGCGAGGTTTTATTGCTAAGGATAGATAACAAAAACCAGGCCAGTTTTATTTTTACAAAAGCGGTTAAGTATACTGTATGGTTGGGCTCGATTCTTTTTGTGTTAGGCCTGGTGGTTATTCCCAATGTGATACCACTGCTTTTCCCCAATTACGTCCCGGCTTTACCCCTAGTTATAATTATGTTGATGGTATTGCCCATCTATGGTACATATAAATTGCTTAAGACCACTCTAACTATTTTACGGGAATACAAAATTTTAACTCTCCGTTTGTTTAACGAGGTCATTATTTTACCATTAGGTTCGCTTATTTTTCTGCCCACTTTAGGGATTTTAGGCGCGGGCGTTGTTTATGGGATTGTTTATATTGAACGTGTGGTTCTTTTCTATAGCCAGTTAGTAAAAAAGTATCCAGAATTTAAATTAAAATGGGGCGGGTTAATGAAATTTGACAGTTTAGATAAGGAAATAATATCTAAAGTAGGACGTCAGTTTATAATGGCGGCGAGATCTTTTTTTGTTAAAACATAA
- a CDS encoding class I SAM-dependent methyltransferase → MEFKTQKNKAHYFKSKYNSLERFISYFYQIDLVSSLVEDKAKSKILEVGVGSGMASNYLKTAGFSVVTCDLDKSLNPDYVADIRQLPFGDGSFSVVTAFEVLEHIPFEELDRVLTEINRVSSKYVVISLPYRSTGFEFVFKFPGIRTLFKRNFLGFLFRIPLKFGGFKTSGQHYWEIDGYNYRLGKVMKILKNNFKSVKKVRPVLDNFRLFFILEK, encoded by the coding sequence ATGGAATTTAAAACTCAAAAAAATAAAGCTCACTATTTTAAATCCAAGTATAATAGTTTGGAGCGTTTTATATCGTATTTTTATCAAATAGATCTGGTGTCTTCGCTAGTGGAAGATAAGGCTAAAAGCAAGATTTTAGAGGTGGGTGTAGGCTCTGGTATGGCCTCTAATTACCTCAAAACGGCTGGTTTTAGCGTGGTTACCTGCGATTTGGATAAAAGCCTTAATCCCGACTATGTGGCCGATATACGGCAATTGCCATTTGGGGATGGGTCTTTTAGCGTGGTTACAGCTTTTGAGGTTCTGGAGCATATCCCCTTTGAAGAATTGGACAGGGTCTTAACGGAAATTAACAGGGTAAGTTCTAAGTATGTTGTTATTTCTTTGCCATATCGTTCAACTGGGTTTGAATTTGTTTTTAAATTTCCAGGCATTAGGACCTTATTTAAAAGAAATTTTCTAGGTTTTCTTTTTAGAATTCCATTAAAATTCGGCGGATTCAAAACCTCCGGCCAACATTACTGGGAGATAGACGGTTATAACTATCGGTTGGGCAAAGTAATGAAAATCTTAAAAAATAATTTTAAATCGGTTAAAAAAGTACGGCCGGTTTTGGATAACTTTAGATTGTTTTTTATTTTAGAAAAATGA
- a CDS encoding glycosyltransferase family 4 protein, whose protein sequence is MDNAKKPRILIFSLAYFPLVGGAEIAIKEITDRLGDSFDFDLITLRFDRSHADHEVIGNVSVYRVKGGKSLFPAKAFFLARRLHREKKYKLIWSIMAAYAGFGALFFKLFNPRVPFLLTLQEGDSEKHILKRVGIFYPLWKQIFKKADYIQTISKYLADFAHRYGAICPVEVVPNGVDLSKFLISNSQFLNKTKNPNVKIIITTSRLVYKNGVDILIRACAQLPITNYQLLIVGDGPDRSNLEKLTKDLGIVDQVKFVGHVDPDLIPKYLYQADLFVRPSRSEGLGNSFLEAMAAGLPVIGTEVGGIPDFLINNVNGLFCQVDDPDDLSKKITTILNDAELSHELSENGRKTVEENYSWENISVRMKQIMEKMPKKKLLLATGIYPPEIGGPATYAVLLEKELPKRGISVSVLPFRVVRNWPKGVRHLFYFFKVLRLCWQHDFVLAQDTISVGLPSMLATKLSGRKFIIRVPGDYVWEQSVQRFGVKEGIDIFQNKKYGWKIEFLRSIQKFVVGSADIVITPSNYFRDLVRGWVQNKDRVVTIYNGIKLENPKSEIRNPKQTSNSKFQTPKTIISAGRLVPWKGFSFLIELMKDLPEWKLIIAGDGPEHANLKSQVSNLGLQDRVGLLGQIPRDELMQKISEADIFMLNTSFESFSFQIVEAMSLGVPVIATNIGNLAEIVENGVEGLLVEPNNKAQFLNAINKLDNNKDFRKNIAEKAKIKAQKFSIENTINELIKLF, encoded by the coding sequence ATGGATAATGCCAAAAAACCTCGTATTTTAATCTTTTCTCTAGCTTACTTTCCCTTAGTAGGCGGAGCTGAAATTGCCATAAAAGAAATCACCGATCGTTTGGGTGATTCTTTTGATTTTGACTTAATAACTTTGCGGTTTGATAGAAGTCATGCGGATCATGAAGTCATAGGTAATGTTAGTGTTTATAGAGTTAAGGGCGGTAAATCACTTTTTCCGGCTAAAGCATTTTTTTTGGCCCGCAGATTGCATCGCGAGAAAAAATATAAACTGATCTGGTCTATTATGGCGGCTTATGCTGGTTTTGGCGCTTTGTTTTTTAAATTATTTAACCCCAGAGTTCCGTTCTTGCTAACTTTGCAAGAAGGCGATTCAGAAAAACATATATTAAAAAGGGTGGGAATATTTTATCCATTATGGAAGCAAATATTTAAAAAAGCGGATTATATTCAAACCATAAGCAAATATTTGGCTGATTTTGCGCATCGGTACGGTGCGATTTGTCCGGTGGAAGTAGTGCCGAATGGAGTAGATCTTTCCAAATTTCTAATTTCTAATTCCCAATTTCTAAATAAAACTAAAAATCCAAATGTCAAAATAATTATTACCACTTCGCGATTGGTTTATAAAAATGGGGTAGATATTCTTATTAGGGCTTGCGCCCAATTACCAATTACTAATTATCAATTACTAATTGTCGGCGATGGTCCAGATAGGTCAAATTTAGAGAAGTTAACTAAGGATTTAGGTATTGTTGATCAAGTAAAATTCGTCGGGCATGTTGATCCTGATCTGATTCCGAAGTATCTTTACCAAGCAGATCTTTTTGTACGCCCCTCCAGATCAGAGGGACTAGGCAATTCTTTTTTAGAAGCTATGGCGGCCGGTTTGCCGGTTATTGGCACTGAAGTTGGAGGCATACCTGATTTTTTGATCAATAATGTTAACGGATTATTTTGCCAAGTTGACGATCCAGATGATTTATCTAAAAAAATAACCACAATACTAAACGATGCGGAATTATCTCACGAGTTGTCGGAGAATGGTAGAAAAACTGTTGAAGAAAATTATTCGTGGGAAAATATATCGGTAAGAATGAAGCAAATTATGGAGAAAATGCCTAAAAAAAAGTTACTATTAGCGACAGGTATTTATCCGCCCGAAATCGGCGGGCCGGCCACGTATGCTGTTTTACTTGAAAAAGAGTTACCTAAGCGAGGTATTAGTGTATCCGTGTTACCCTTTAGGGTCGTAAGAAATTGGCCCAAAGGGGTTCGTCATTTATTTTATTTTTTTAAAGTTTTACGTTTGTGTTGGCAACATGATTTTGTTTTGGCTCAAGATACTATCAGTGTTGGCTTGCCGTCAATGCTCGCTACCAAATTGTCTGGCAGGAAATTTATAATCAGAGTGCCAGGGGATTATGTTTGGGAACAATCTGTACAGCGTTTTGGAGTAAAAGAGGGAATAGACATTTTTCAAAATAAAAAATATGGGTGGAAAATAGAATTTTTAAGAAGTATTCAAAAGTTTGTGGTTGGCAGTGCTGATATTGTTATTACCCCTAGCAATTATTTTCGCGATTTGGTGAGAGGATGGGTCCAGAATAAAGATAGGGTGGTTACGATATATAATGGCATTAAATTAGAAAATCCGAAATCCGAAATCCGAAATCCGAAACAAACCTCAAACTCTAAATTTCAAACTCCAAAAACTATTATCTCTGCAGGAAGGTTGGTGCCGTGGAAGGGGTTTAGTTTTTTGATTGAATTGATGAAAGATTTGCCGGAATGGAAACTTATAATTGCCGGGGACGGTCCGGAACATGCAAATCTCAAATCTCAAGTCTCAAATCTTGGATTACAAGATCGAGTGGGACTTTTGGGCCAAATTCCAAGAGATGAATTGATGCAAAAAATTAGTGAAGCCGATATATTTATGCTTAACACCTCTTTTGAAAGTTTTTCTTTTCAAATTGTGGAAGCTATGAGTTTGGGCGTGCCTGTTATTGCCACTAACATCGGCAATCTGGCGGAGATTGTGGAAAATGGTGTTGAGGGGCTATTGGTGGAACCGAACAATAAGGCACAATTTTTAAACGCCATAAATAAGTTGGATAATAATAAAGATTTTAGAAAAAATATTGCTGAAAAAGCCAAAATAAAAGCCCAAAAATTTTCTATAGAAAATACAATAAATGAACTTATAAAATTATTTTAA
- a CDS encoding glycosyltransferase family 4 protein translates to MAKLLFITQKIDKNDDVLGVYHRWAEELAKKTNKLNIICLYKGESTLDKSINVFSLGKDERNLEIRNWKLEIIWKLKYVYRFYKYIFSIRKEYDTVLVHMNPIYLVLGGVFWKLMNKKIFLWYNHPMGNMLAMVGIFFSNKVFCTSPYSFSAKYKKTSLMPVGVDTNFFRPMPEISKNNRQVLYLGRISPIKKIEYLIEAAKILDNRSFDFKVLIVGSPSSSIVDKEYELKLKKMSADLLSRGKIEFRPAISNQKTPEVYNSSGVFVNLTPTGSFDKTILEAMACGLLVLVSNKTVEAIIPIAYKNRVIFKEENVGDLAEKIIAYTKITNNEQENITVFMRRLVVEKHSLVQLINKLAVFIEN, encoded by the coding sequence ATGGCAAAATTGCTTTTTATAACTCAAAAAATAGATAAAAACGACGATGTTTTGGGTGTTTATCACCGCTGGGCGGAAGAATTGGCCAAAAAAACAAATAAACTCAACATCATTTGCTTATATAAAGGCGAAAGCACTTTGGATAAAAGTATTAATGTTTTTTCCTTAGGTAAAGACGAAAGAAATTTAGAAATTAGAAATTGGAAATTAGAAATTATTTGGAAGTTAAAGTATGTTTATAGGTTTTATAAATATATTTTTTCAATAAGAAAGGAATACGATACTGTTCTAGTTCATATGAACCCAATCTATCTAGTTCTAGGTGGTGTTTTTTGGAAACTGATGAATAAGAAAATTTTTCTATGGTATAACCACCCCATGGGTAATATGTTAGCCATGGTCGGCATATTTTTTTCTAATAAAGTTTTTTGCACATCGCCTTACTCTTTTTCGGCTAAGTATAAAAAAACTTCACTAATGCCAGTGGGTGTAGATACAAATTTTTTTAGGCCAATGCCGGAAATCTCAAAAAATAACAGGCAGGTATTATATTTAGGGCGGATTTCGCCCATTAAAAAAATAGAATATCTTATCGAAGCCGCCAAAATATTGGATAATCGCAGTTTTGATTTTAAGGTTTTGATAGTCGGTTCTCCCAGTTCTTCTATAGTTGATAAAGAATATGAATTAAAGTTAAAAAAAATGTCGGCGGATTTGTTGTCTAGGGGCAAGATTGAGTTTAGGCCAGCGATATCTAATCAAAAAACTCCAGAAGTTTATAATAGTAGCGGAGTTTTTGTTAATCTTACCCCTACCGGCAGTTTTGATAAAACTATACTAGAAGCTATGGCTTGTGGCTTGTTGGTTTTGGTTTCTAATAAAACAGTGGAGGCTATAATTCCAATAGCGTATAAAAATCGAGTTATTTTTAAGGAAGAAAATGTTGGTGACCTTGCCGAAAAAATAATTGCCTATACTAAGATTACAAACAACGAGCAAGAAAATATAACTGTTTTTATGCGCCGATTAGTTGTGGAAAAGCATAGTTTGGTACAGTTGATAAACAAGCTAGCCGTTTTTATTGAAAATTAA
- a CDS encoding glycosyltransferase: MKVLMLSTDENIFKEGSEVLARIVDYGKLVEELHVVIKSSQKINKVIGNIFLYSTNSFGVFYFWNAYRISSSIIRNWKLEIKNCVITCQDPFELGLVGCFLKFFKSVPLQMQVHTDFLSPYFKKGSFKNKIRVILARRIIKRADNIRVVSERIKNSLKAKSYKLKARIDVLPIFIDTQKIKDAPVNIDLHKKYPNKFIVLMASRLTKEKNIGLAIEAMVEIAKKYPQALLLVVGNGPELEKLKAISYKLRANVIFENWSNNLSSYYKTADLFLLTSNYEGYGRTVIEATGAGLPVVMTDVGIAIGSVYPVGSKRELIKQLGILVESKEKRLEIFKSQEKFLSFYNSKEDYLNKIKQSWQNCFL; this comes from the coding sequence ATGAAAGTTTTAATGCTGTCTACGGACGAGAATATTTTTAAAGAAGGTTCGGAAGTTTTGGCTCGGATTGTAGATTATGGAAAGTTAGTAGAAGAATTACACGTAGTAATAAAAAGCTCCCAAAAAATAAATAAAGTTATTGGGAATATTTTTTTGTATTCCACAAATAGTTTTGGTGTCTTTTATTTCTGGAATGCTTATAGAATTTCTTCCTCGATAATTAGAAATTGGAAATTAGAAATTAAAAATTGTGTAATCACTTGTCAGGATCCTTTTGAGTTGGGTTTAGTTGGTTGTTTTTTAAAATTTTTTAAATCAGTTCCCCTGCAGATGCAGGTTCATACTGATTTTTTAAGCCCATATTTTAAAAAAGGGTCTTTTAAAAATAAAATCAGGGTTATTTTAGCTAGGCGGATTATCAAAAGAGCTGACAATATACGCGTTGTTTCTGAACGGATTAAAAATTCCCTAAAAGCTAAAAGCTATAAGCTAAAAGCTAGGATAGATGTTTTGCCAATTTTTATAGATACACAAAAAATAAAAGATGCTCCAGTTAATATAGATTTGCATAAAAAATATCCAAATAAGTTTATAGTTCTTATGGCTTCAAGGTTAACCAAAGAAAAAAATATTGGTTTAGCAATAGAAGCTATGGTTGAAATCGCTAAAAAATATCCACAAGCACTTCTTTTGGTAGTCGGCAATGGTCCCGAATTAGAAAAGCTAAAAGCTATAAGCTATAAGCTAAGGGCTAATGTGATTTTTGAAAATTGGTCTAACAATTTGTCTTCATACTATAAAACTGCGGACTTATTTCTATTAACGTCTAACTACGAAGGTTATGGCAGGACAGTTATAGAAGCTACAGGTGCTGGTTTGCCAGTTGTAATGACAGATGTGGGTATTGCCATAGGGTCTGTATACCCTGTTGGTAGTAAGAGAGAGTTAATAAAACAGTTAGGTATTTTAGTTGAAAGCAAGGAAAAAAGATTAGAAATTTTTAAGAGTCAAGAAAAGTTTTTAAGTTTTTATAATTCGAAGGAAGATTATCTTAATAAGATTAAACAATCATGGCAAAATTGCTTTTTATAA
- a CDS encoding peptidoglycan-binding domain-containing protein has protein sequence MSYFTSKRRELASKVVSFGLMVTTFAWLVGVPTAGAATTAETIALLLSQIQALQAQLIALQGGSSSAGATACTFTRALTVGARGDDVTCLQNYLKSMGNFSATATGYFGNVTKAAVASWQSANGVSPAAGYFGTISRAKYSSMAGSVAVTPTTPSATTPTAPVAAGSGLTVALASDTAAAGLFGESFASRPFTKINFTASSDGDVTVKSVTIERTGQAQDAVFSGLILLDETGTRIGTSKTLNSNHQAVLNEPFVVKAGTTRGMSLAGDSDNNQDAYAGQIATLSLIAVDAGSATVNGTLPIVGNGMTINSTLAVGTLTLTTGAREPGSSPTKEVGLTNYTFASIKLSAGSSEDMTVKSIRWNQSGSAATGDLTNVKTCIDGGDCYDHTVSSDGKYFTAKFGDAGLKLAKGEFKDIYIKGDIISGSGRGVDFDLYRYADIKVAGNVYGYDILPTASNSADSATDDDGTFQDANPNYDGYEVTISNGTINVTKSSKVAAQNVAVNLSNQILGGFDVEIKGEEISVASMNFDVSTVESAGVGGAIDSVDITSITLVDGNGNTVAGPVDGVAGGNNGIQFTDTVTFPIGTNTYTIKGKMGTDFLSNDTVSASTTPSSDWSTVRGKTTGNSITPGPASAVTLNTMTVKAAALTVTVSPTPSAQNIVTGSKSFVFANYVFDASASGEDIRTTLFKTRVTGTANTFDQLQSCALFDGDTSLTTGGNTNSPANSVTTGDDLTFNLDSGLITPKGSVKTIALKCDVKGNVDAEATAGTTTFSLGVTSAAGSITSTGQTSGQAVTETLSTANGQAMTLRSGGSVSVVLDSSSPALKWVQAGATDQTLAVLRVNATYEDIKLERMGLQIASSTDANDTMASNTPSDISKVTLWSGAKKIGEATFTSSDYATTTFSTSFGATDADLTITKDTQMLITVKGDIGTVGTVTSAFPGHLIMVQHDAASSDDETNLGLKGTGASSGTALYSGGSDTASNGARIAKAVPTVERVALTNTKFSNLSEQSLYRFKILSPASTNGISLYKFTFSVSTSVSGYLQEFPEGPNTEDPPVSDYRVTNYQVFCYSDASFSVPACGNTNNSGLLNGTGISDFSTIASTTAGGSNEQIVSITFNPANPTSATAEAVAIPAGETRYFVLKADVTGASSTPSIVAKMQSDAQFASLNNGEYADDSVDIEVCGGDITCSGDNYTTGRYVFATTAANVDAWPDNDFIWSGNSTNTAQSVSSYDWFNGFLVSGLSNTDGGVTETLTLTQ, from the coding sequence ATGAGTTATTTTACTAGCAAGCGCCGTGAGCTCGCTAGCAAAGTTGTTTCTTTCGGTTTGATGGTAACAACTTTTGCTTGGCTCGTAGGCGTTCCTACTGCTGGCGCAGCTACAACTGCGGAGACGATTGCGCTTTTACTGTCGCAAATCCAAGCTCTTCAGGCACAGTTGATCGCTTTGCAGGGCGGTTCTAGTTCGGCTGGCGCAACTGCCTGTACGTTTACTAGAGCATTAACTGTAGGCGCGCGCGGAGATGATGTTACGTGCTTACAAAACTATTTAAAATCCATGGGGAATTTTAGTGCTACTGCTACGGGTTACTTTGGCAATGTAACCAAAGCCGCAGTGGCATCTTGGCAATCTGCCAATGGTGTTAGCCCAGCCGCAGGTTATTTTGGTACGATTTCAAGGGCTAAATATTCTTCTATGGCTGGTTCTGTTGCTGTTACGCCAACCACGCCTTCTGCAACCACGCCAACCGCACCAGTCGCGGCGGGTAGCGGTTTAACAGTAGCTTTGGCAAGTGATACGGCGGCGGCGGGTCTTTTCGGTGAAAGCTTTGCTTCCCGACCCTTCACCAAGATTAACTTTACAGCTTCTTCGGATGGCGATGTTACGGTTAAATCGGTAACGATTGAAAGAACTGGACAAGCCCAAGACGCAGTCTTTAGCGGTTTGATCCTTTTGGATGAAACAGGCACCAGAATCGGTACTTCCAAAACACTAAATTCCAACCACCAAGCTGTTTTGAACGAACCCTTTGTGGTTAAAGCTGGCACCACGCGAGGTATGAGCCTTGCCGGCGATTCCGACAACAACCAAGACGCTTATGCTGGCCAAATTGCCACTTTAAGTTTGATCGCGGTGGATGCCGGTTCGGCCACGGTTAATGGCACTTTACCAATCGTTGGTAACGGTATGACGATTAACTCTACCCTAGCAGTGGGCACTTTGACTTTGACCACAGGTGCACGAGAACCCGGTTCCAGTCCCACTAAAGAAGTTGGTTTGACCAATTATACTTTTGCTTCCATTAAACTCTCGGCAGGTTCATCGGAAGATATGACAGTTAAATCCATAAGATGGAATCAATCCGGTTCAGCCGCTACAGGCGACTTAACCAATGTTAAAACCTGTATTGATGGCGGTGATTGCTACGACCATACTGTTTCCAGCGATGGTAAGTATTTTACAGCTAAATTCGGCGATGCCGGTTTGAAATTAGCTAAGGGTGAGTTCAAAGACATCTACATTAAGGGCGATATTATTAGCGGTTCCGGTCGCGGTGTAGACTTTGATCTTTACAGATATGCTGATATTAAAGTTGCTGGCAATGTTTACGGTTATGACATTTTGCCAACAGCCAGTAACTCTGCTGATTCAGCTACGGATGATGACGGCACTTTCCAAGATGCTAATCCTAACTATGATGGCTATGAAGTTACGATTTCCAACGGCACTATTAACGTAACCAAATCTAGCAAGGTAGCCGCGCAAAATGTTGCGGTTAATCTTTCCAACCAGATTTTGGGCGGGTTTGATGTAGAAATAAAAGGCGAAGAAATTTCTGTAGCATCCATGAACTTTGATGTTTCCACGGTTGAATCGGCTGGCGTGGGAGGCGCTATTGATTCTGTTGACATTACCAGTATTACTTTGGTGGATGGCAACGGCAATACAGTGGCGGGTCCGGTAGACGGTGTAGCTGGCGGTAATAACGGTATTCAGTTTACCGACACGGTTACTTTCCCTATCGGCACCAACACTTACACCATTAAGGGTAAGATGGGTACGGATTTCTTGAGCAACGACACAGTGTCGGCTTCCACCACACCCAGTTCCGACTGGAGCACTGTCAGAGGCAAGACTACAGGTAATTCCATTACGCCCGGTCCGGCTAGCGCTGTTACCTTAAATACCATGACAGTGAAAGCGGCGGCGCTTACAGTAACTGTATCCCCGACCCCATCAGCTCAAAATATAGTTACCGGTTCCAAATCTTTCGTTTTTGCCAACTATGTTTTTGACGCTTCGGCTTCGGGCGAAGATATTCGCACCACCTTGTTTAAGACGAGAGTTACCGGTACGGCCAATACATTTGACCAGTTACAGAGTTGCGCCTTGTTTGACGGTGACACCTCACTGACCACAGGTGGTAATACCAATAGCCCGGCTAACAGCGTAACCACGGGTGATGATCTTACCTTCAACTTGGACAGCGGTTTAATTACGCCCAAAGGTTCGGTCAAGACGATTGCCTTAAAGTGCGATGTTAAAGGCAATGTGGATGCGGAAGCTACAGCGGGCACAACCACATTTAGTTTGGGTGTAACCAGTGCGGCAGGCAGTATAACTTCTACCGGCCAAACATCGGGTCAAGCAGTTACAGAAACCCTTTCCACGGCTAACGGACAGGCTATGACCTTGCGTAGTGGCGGTTCGGTATCGGTAGTTTTGGATTCTTCCAGCCCAGCTCTAAAATGGGTGCAAGCTGGCGCGACTGATCAAACTCTGGCTGTATTAAGAGTCAATGCTACTTACGAGGATATAAAACTAGAAAGAATGGGTCTTCAGATTGCTTCTTCAACGGATGCAAATGATACTATGGCTTCCAATACGCCTTCGGATATCAGCAAGGTTACTTTGTGGAGTGGCGCTAAGAAAATCGGTGAGGCCACATTTACTAGCAGTGATTATGCTACTACCACCTTTAGCACTAGTTTTGGTGCTACTGATGCTGATTTAACCATTACTAAAGACACCCAGATGCTTATAACCGTTAAAGGTGATATTGGCACTGTTGGTACAGTTACCAGTGCTTTCCCGGGGCACTTGATTATGGTGCAACATGATGCTGCGTCATCGGATGATGAAACTAATCTTGGATTGAAGGGTACAGGCGCATCTTCCGGTACTGCTCTTTATTCTGGCGGATCTGACACGGCTTCTAACGGCGCTAGAATTGCCAAAGCTGTTCCCACAGTGGAAAGAGTGGCTTTAACCAACACTAAGTTTTCCAACCTATCGGAGCAAAGCTTGTACCGGTTTAAGATTTTGTCTCCGGCTAGCACTAACGGCATTAGCTTGTACAAGTTTACCTTCTCGGTGTCCACTTCGGTCAGCGGTTATCTGCAGGAGTTCCCCGAAGGTCCTAATACAGAAGATCCGCCTGTGTCTGACTATCGGGTGACCAACTACCAAGTGTTCTGTTATAGCGATGCCAGTTTCAGTGTGCCTGCCTGTGGCAACACCAACAACAGTGGTTTACTTAACGGTACTGGTATTTCCGACTTCTCTACTATAGCCAGCACCACGGCGGGTGGATCTAACGAGCAGATTGTCAGCATAACCTTTAACCCCGCCAACCCAACCAGTGCTACCGCTGAAGCGGTTGCGATTCCGGCGGGAGAAACCAGATACTTTGTGTTGAAAGCCGATGTTACTGGTGCGAGTTCCACACCTTCAATTGTGGCTAAGATGCAGAGCGATGCCCAGTTTGCTTCACTGAATAATGGCGAATATGCTGATGATAGTGTTGATATTGAAGTATGCGGTGGTGATATAACCTGCAGTGGTGATAATTACACGACTGGTCGTTATGTCTTTGCTACCACGGCGGCTAATGTGGATGCTTGGCCGGACAATGATTTCATTTGGTCTGGTAATTCCACTAACACTGCCCAATCAGTTAGCTCCTACGATTGGTTCAACGGTTTCTTGGTGTCCGGTCTCTCCAACACTGACGGCGGTGTGACCGAGACTCTAACCTTGACGCAGTAA